A region of Allocoleopsis franciscana PCC 7113 DNA encodes the following proteins:
- a CDS encoding PD-(D/E)XK nuclease family protein, which translates to MLSSLTPLSQGQLNLLETCPRKFQHIYLEQLGTPVSPEQQERLAWGSRFHLLMQQRELGLPIESLVEEDAQLQHWVTALVNTATDVLTPVPQTFRESEHCRTLNFRGYLLTVIYDLLIEDETNAQILDWKTYPLPKKKTWLTKDWQTRLYLYVLAETSDYTPEQISMTYWFVKSQPQPQSIKFTYSNAQHEKTGQELTRLLNKLDRWMEDYCEKGILFPQVSQEKGYCNECNFAIRCERTSEGVMSERSNLLPSLAEIQEVSI; encoded by the coding sequence ATGTTATCCTCCCTCACGCCTCTGTCCCAAGGACAACTGAACCTCCTCGAAACCTGCCCACGAAAGTTTCAACACATATACTTAGAACAGTTAGGAACACCCGTTTCACCAGAGCAACAAGAACGCCTTGCTTGGGGAAGCCGCTTTCACCTCTTGATGCAACAACGAGAACTAGGGTTACCTATAGAATCGCTGGTTGAGGAAGATGCTCAACTGCAACATTGGGTTACTGCCTTGGTGAATACAGCAACCGATGTTTTAACACCTGTTCCTCAAACCTTCCGCGAATCTGAACATTGCCGCACACTGAATTTCCGAGGATATTTATTGACGGTTATCTACGACTTATTAATTGAAGACGAAACTAACGCTCAAATTCTCGACTGGAAAACCTATCCCCTACCCAAAAAGAAAACTTGGCTAACTAAAGATTGGCAAACGCGATTGTATCTCTATGTGTTGGCAGAAACCAGCGATTATACTCCTGAACAAATTTCGATGACTTACTGGTTTGTTAAGTCCCAACCGCAGCCGCAAAGCATTAAATTTACATATAGCAATGCACAGCATGAAAAGACGGGTCAAGAATTAACTCGTTTGTTGAATAAACTCGATCGCTGGATGGAGGACTACTGTGAAAAGGGAATTCTCTTTCCTCAAGTGTCCCAAGAAAAAGGATATTGTAACGAGTGTAACTTTGCCATTCGTTGTGAACGGACATCGGAAGGCGTGATGAGCGAGCGCAGCAATTTGCTTCCTAGCTTAGCGGAGATTCAAGAAGTGTCTATTTGA
- a CDS encoding SGNH/GDSL hydrolase family protein, producing MQKQKRLFRLSLLLCLVALVVSLIFNALLFLQARSYYLQLNATNLDPLGLSAFSADSQPNSIPAASTTIVVFFGDSRAEMWPIPPKLKGFSFINRGINTQTSVQVLGRFDKHVLPLHPKIIIVQVGINDLKTIPLFPHRKDAIISNCKANIQQIVERSVKSGATVILTTIFPIGPVPLTRQLFWSPDIAQAVLEVNAYISSLKAKNILILDAYSLLVEKNQVKSNYVYDTLHLNERGYKVLNQELTQILSTVKLLLLSNFNSKFV from the coding sequence ATGCAGAAGCAAAAACGTTTATTTCGTTTAAGCTTATTATTATGTCTTGTCGCTTTGGTAGTATCGCTAATCTTTAACGCGCTCCTGTTCCTCCAAGCGAGGTCATATTACCTACAACTGAACGCAACCAATTTAGACCCCTTGGGACTAAGCGCCTTTAGTGCCGATTCCCAACCCAATAGTATTCCTGCCGCCTCTACAACCATCGTAGTATTCTTTGGCGACTCGCGAGCAGAAATGTGGCCTATTCCTCCAAAACTCAAAGGCTTTTCTTTTATTAATCGAGGTATCAACACTCAGACTTCAGTCCAGGTATTGGGACGCTTTGATAAGCATGTTTTGCCATTACATCCCAAGATTATCATTGTGCAAGTTGGAATTAACGATTTAAAAACAATCCCACTATTTCCTCATCGGAAAGATGCCATTATTAGCAACTGCAAAGCTAATATTCAACAGATCGTCGAGCGTTCCGTAAAGAGTGGTGCTACCGTGATTTTAACAACCATTTTTCCGATTGGCCCAGTCCCCTTAACTCGTCAATTATTTTGGTCACCTGATATTGCCCAAGCGGTATTGGAAGTAAACGCTTATATATCTTCGCTAAAAGCTAAGAATATCTTGATTTTAGATGCTTACTCACTTTTAGTAGAGAAGAATCAAGTGAAAAGCAACTATGTGTACGATACCTTGCATCTCAACGAGAGAGGGTATAAGGTGCTAAATCAGGAGTTAACCCAAATACTATCTACGGTGAAGCTTTTACTCCTATCCAACTTCAACTCGAAATTTGTTTAA